From the Cervus elaphus chromosome 20, mCerEla1.1, whole genome shotgun sequence genome, one window contains:
- the CCDC24 gene encoding coiled-coil domain-containing protein 24 isoform X2: MPGDSPSLWELVEEHVPLPERPEVKRILGETTVDLSLELRAEVGRKKVVMLRSLLQEARSIQSPGSRPTSDLSSLLAPPPLVRDLVRQELRQLLQGLRRKAICEGRDQTQAWVQYSPRVLRFALEEPRRDLPEQEMFQMRAGEPSCPRDLSVIKDQLNVSYIDQVAGHLRPAVLLLVPHCPCPRALLEEECRALEREIPILQRCLEDEYTGAPRPSEASLEPTLAGRTSPPELKEQKAAMQQELQAPLRPSCVSPSHRPQPLGSSSQGPGPLSCLHGAAGVWARPLQCCLPAPPLERCPKPRSLASTCRWGRKIQFSPGKRPASTPMSSAATQAPT, from the exons ATGCCTGGGGACTCCCCGTCGCTGTGGGAACTGGTGGAAGAGCACGTTCCGCTCCCGGAGCGGCCCGAAGTGAAGAGGATTCTAGGGGAGACGACGGTGGATCTGAGCCTGGAGCTACGGGCAGAGGTGGGGCGTAAGAAG GTGGTGATGTTACGATCATTGCTCCAAGAGGCTCGATCTATCCAATCCCCTGGATCGCGCCCCACCTCTGACCTCTCCTCCCTTCTGGCACCACCGCCCCTTGTAAGAGATCTCGTGCGCCAGGAACTGCGGCAGCTCCTCCAAGGTCTCCGCCGGAAGGCCATCTGTGAGGGCAG GGACCAGACCCAGGCTTGGGTCCAGTATAGTCCCAGGGTCCTGCGCTTTGCCTTGGAGGAGCCCAGGCGTGATTTGCCAGAACAGGAGATGTTCCAGATGAGAGCTGGTGAACCCAG CTGTCCCCGGGACCTCAGTGTCATCAAGGATCAGCTGAACGTGTCCTACATTGACCAGGTTGCTGGACACCTGCG GCCTGCAGTGCTGCTTCTGGTGCCTCACTGCCCGTGTCCCAGGGCCCTCCTGGAGGAAGAGTGCCGCGCGCTGGAGAGGGAGATTCCCATCCTGCAG CGCTGCCTGGAAGACGAATATACAGGGGCCCCTCGACCCTCTGAGGCAAGCCTAGAGCCCACCCTGGCAG GTAGAACTTCTCCTCCAGAGCTAAAGGAACAGAAGGCAGCCATGCAACAGGAGCTGCAGGCACCCCTGAGGCCGTCCTGTGTCTCCCCCAGCCACAG GCCACAGCCCTTGGGGTCCTCCAGCCAGGGCCCTGGACCCCTGTCTTGCCTCCACGGGGCTGCTGGAGTTTGGGCCAGGCCTCTCCAGTGCTGCCTGCCTGCTCCTCCTCTGGAGCGCTGCCCCAAACCTCGCAGCCTGGCCTCCACCTGCCGCTGGGGACGGAAGATTCAGTTCAGCCCTGGGAAAAGGCCAGCTTCTACTCCGATGTCTAGTGCAGCGACCCAGGCCCCAACCTGA
- the CCDC24 gene encoding coiled-coil domain-containing protein 24 isoform X11 translates to MPGDSPSLWELVEEHVPLPERPEVKRILGETTVDLSLELRAEVGRKKVVMLRSLLQEARSIQSPGSRPTSDLSSLLAPPPLVRDLVRQELRQLLQGLRRKAICEGRDQTQAWVQYSPRVLRFALEEPRRDLPEQEMFQMRAGEPSSCPRDLSVIKDQLNVSYIDQVAGHLRPAVLLLVPHCPCPRALLEEECRALEREIPILQRCLEDEYTGAPRPSEASLEPTLAELKEQKAAMQQELQAPLRPSCVSPSHRAAGVWARPLQCCLPAPPLERCPKPRSLASTCRWGRKIQFSPGKRPASTPMSSAATQAPT, encoded by the exons ATGCCTGGGGACTCCCCGTCGCTGTGGGAACTGGTGGAAGAGCACGTTCCGCTCCCGGAGCGGCCCGAAGTGAAGAGGATTCTAGGGGAGACGACGGTGGATCTGAGCCTGGAGCTACGGGCAGAGGTGGGGCGTAAGAAG GTGGTGATGTTACGATCATTGCTCCAAGAGGCTCGATCTATCCAATCCCCTGGATCGCGCCCCACCTCTGACCTCTCCTCCCTTCTGGCACCACCGCCCCTTGTAAGAGATCTCGTGCGCCAGGAACTGCGGCAGCTCCTCCAAGGTCTCCGCCGGAAGGCCATCTGTGAGGGCAG GGACCAGACCCAGGCTTGGGTCCAGTATAGTCCCAGGGTCCTGCGCTTTGCCTTGGAGGAGCCCAGGCGTGATTTGCCAGAACAGGAGATGTTCCAGATGAGAGCTGGTGAACCCAG CAGCTGTCCCCGGGACCTCAGTGTCATCAAGGATCAGCTGAACGTGTCCTACATTGACCAGGTTGCTGGACACCTGCG GCCTGCAGTGCTGCTTCTGGTGCCTCACTGCCCGTGTCCCAGGGCCCTCCTGGAGGAAGAGTGCCGCGCGCTGGAGAGGGAGATTCCCATCCTGCAG CGCTGCCTGGAAGACGAATATACAGGGGCCCCTCGACCCTCTGAGGCAAGCCTAGAGCCCACCCTGGCAG AGCTAAAGGAACAGAAGGCAGCCATGCAACAGGAGCTGCAGGCACCCCTGAGGCCGTCCTGTGTCTCCCCCAGCCACAG GGCTGCTGGAGTTTGGGCCAGGCCTCTCCAGTGCTGCCTGCCTGCTCCTCCTCTGGAGCGCTGCCCCAAACCTCGCAGCCTGGCCTCCACCTGCCGCTGGGGACGGAAGATTCAGTTCAGCCCTGGGAAAAGGCCAGCTTCTACTCCGATGTCTAGTGCAGCGACCCAGGCCCCAACCTGA
- the CCDC24 gene encoding coiled-coil domain-containing protein 24 isoform X3, whose translation MPGDSPSLWELVEEHVPLPERPEVKRILGETTVDLSLELRAEVVMLRSLLQEARSIQSPGSRPTSDLSSLLAPPPLVRDLVRQELRQLLQGLRRKAICEGRDQTQAWVQYSPRVLRFALEEPRRDLPEQEMFQMRAGEPSSCPRDLSVIKDQLNVSYIDQVAGHLRPAVLLLVPHCPCPRALLEEECRALEREIPILQRCLEDEYTGAPRPSEASLEPTLAGRTSPPELKEQKAAMQQELQAPLRPSCVSPSHRPQPLGSSSQGPGPLSCLHGAAGVWARPLQCCLPAPPLERCPKPRSLASTCRWGRKIQFSPGKRPASTPMSSAATQAPT comes from the exons ATGCCTGGGGACTCCCCGTCGCTGTGGGAACTGGTGGAAGAGCACGTTCCGCTCCCGGAGCGGCCCGAAGTGAAGAGGATTCTAGGGGAGACGACGGTGGATCTGAGCCTGGAGCTACGGGCAGAG GTGGTGATGTTACGATCATTGCTCCAAGAGGCTCGATCTATCCAATCCCCTGGATCGCGCCCCACCTCTGACCTCTCCTCCCTTCTGGCACCACCGCCCCTTGTAAGAGATCTCGTGCGCCAGGAACTGCGGCAGCTCCTCCAAGGTCTCCGCCGGAAGGCCATCTGTGAGGGCAG GGACCAGACCCAGGCTTGGGTCCAGTATAGTCCCAGGGTCCTGCGCTTTGCCTTGGAGGAGCCCAGGCGTGATTTGCCAGAACAGGAGATGTTCCAGATGAGAGCTGGTGAACCCAG CAGCTGTCCCCGGGACCTCAGTGTCATCAAGGATCAGCTGAACGTGTCCTACATTGACCAGGTTGCTGGACACCTGCG GCCTGCAGTGCTGCTTCTGGTGCCTCACTGCCCGTGTCCCAGGGCCCTCCTGGAGGAAGAGTGCCGCGCGCTGGAGAGGGAGATTCCCATCCTGCAG CGCTGCCTGGAAGACGAATATACAGGGGCCCCTCGACCCTCTGAGGCAAGCCTAGAGCCCACCCTGGCAG GTAGAACTTCTCCTCCAGAGCTAAAGGAACAGAAGGCAGCCATGCAACAGGAGCTGCAGGCACCCCTGAGGCCGTCCTGTGTCTCCCCCAGCCACAG GCCACAGCCCTTGGGGTCCTCCAGCCAGGGCCCTGGACCCCTGTCTTGCCTCCACGGGGCTGCTGGAGTTTGGGCCAGGCCTCTCCAGTGCTGCCTGCCTGCTCCTCCTCTGGAGCGCTGCCCCAAACCTCGCAGCCTGGCCTCCACCTGCCGCTGGGGACGGAAGATTCAGTTCAGCCCTGGGAAAAGGCCAGCTTCTACTCCGATGTCTAGTGCAGCGACCCAGGCCCCAACCTGA
- the CCDC24 gene encoding coiled-coil domain-containing protein 24 isoform X17 produces the protein MPGDSPSLWELVEEHVPLPERPEVKRILGETTVDLSLELRAEVVMLRSLLQEARSIQSPGSRPTSDLSSLLAPPPLVRDLVRQELRQLLQGLRRKAICEGRDQTQAWVQYSPRVLRFALEEPRRDLPEQEMFQMRAGEPSCPRDLSVIKDQLNVSYIDQVAGHLRALLEEECRALEREIPILQRCLEDEYTGAPRPSEASLEPTLAELKEQKAAMQQELQAPLRPSCVSPSHRPQPLGSSSQGPGPLSCLHGAAGVWARPLQCCLPAPPLERCPKPRSLASTCRWGRKIQFSPGKRPASTPMSSAATQAPT, from the exons ATGCCTGGGGACTCCCCGTCGCTGTGGGAACTGGTGGAAGAGCACGTTCCGCTCCCGGAGCGGCCCGAAGTGAAGAGGATTCTAGGGGAGACGACGGTGGATCTGAGCCTGGAGCTACGGGCAGAG GTGGTGATGTTACGATCATTGCTCCAAGAGGCTCGATCTATCCAATCCCCTGGATCGCGCCCCACCTCTGACCTCTCCTCCCTTCTGGCACCACCGCCCCTTGTAAGAGATCTCGTGCGCCAGGAACTGCGGCAGCTCCTCCAAGGTCTCCGCCGGAAGGCCATCTGTGAGGGCAG GGACCAGACCCAGGCTTGGGTCCAGTATAGTCCCAGGGTCCTGCGCTTTGCCTTGGAGGAGCCCAGGCGTGATTTGCCAGAACAGGAGATGTTCCAGATGAGAGCTGGTGAACCCAG CTGTCCCCGGGACCTCAGTGTCATCAAGGATCAGCTGAACGTGTCCTACATTGACCAGGTTGCTGGACACCTGCG GGCCCTCCTGGAGGAAGAGTGCCGCGCGCTGGAGAGGGAGATTCCCATCCTGCAG CGCTGCCTGGAAGACGAATATACAGGGGCCCCTCGACCCTCTGAGGCAAGCCTAGAGCCCACCCTGGCAG AGCTAAAGGAACAGAAGGCAGCCATGCAACAGGAGCTGCAGGCACCCCTGAGGCCGTCCTGTGTCTCCCCCAGCCACAG GCCACAGCCCTTGGGGTCCTCCAGCCAGGGCCCTGGACCCCTGTCTTGCCTCCACGGGGCTGCTGGAGTTTGGGCCAGGCCTCTCCAGTGCTGCCTGCCTGCTCCTCCTCTGGAGCGCTGCCCCAAACCTCGCAGCCTGGCCTCCACCTGCCGCTGGGGACGGAAGATTCAGTTCAGCCCTGGGAAAAGGCCAGCTTCTACTCCGATGTCTAGTGCAGCGACCCAGGCCCCAACCTGA
- the CCDC24 gene encoding coiled-coil domain-containing protein 24 isoform X1 codes for MPGDSPSLWELVEEHVPLPERPEVKRILGETTVDLSLELRAEVGRKKVVMLRSLLQEARSIQSPGSRPTSDLSSLLAPPPLVRDLVRQELRQLLQGLRRKAICEGRDQTQAWVQYSPRVLRFALEEPRRDLPEQEMFQMRAGEPSSCPRDLSVIKDQLNVSYIDQVAGHLRPAVLLLVPHCPCPRALLEEECRALEREIPILQRCLEDEYTGAPRPSEASLEPTLAGRTSPPELKEQKAAMQQELQAPLRPSCVSPSHRPQPLGSSSQGPGPLSCLHGAAGVWARPLQCCLPAPPLERCPKPRSLASTCRWGRKIQFSPGKRPASTPMSSAATQAPT; via the exons ATGCCTGGGGACTCCCCGTCGCTGTGGGAACTGGTGGAAGAGCACGTTCCGCTCCCGGAGCGGCCCGAAGTGAAGAGGATTCTAGGGGAGACGACGGTGGATCTGAGCCTGGAGCTACGGGCAGAGGTGGGGCGTAAGAAG GTGGTGATGTTACGATCATTGCTCCAAGAGGCTCGATCTATCCAATCCCCTGGATCGCGCCCCACCTCTGACCTCTCCTCCCTTCTGGCACCACCGCCCCTTGTAAGAGATCTCGTGCGCCAGGAACTGCGGCAGCTCCTCCAAGGTCTCCGCCGGAAGGCCATCTGTGAGGGCAG GGACCAGACCCAGGCTTGGGTCCAGTATAGTCCCAGGGTCCTGCGCTTTGCCTTGGAGGAGCCCAGGCGTGATTTGCCAGAACAGGAGATGTTCCAGATGAGAGCTGGTGAACCCAG CAGCTGTCCCCGGGACCTCAGTGTCATCAAGGATCAGCTGAACGTGTCCTACATTGACCAGGTTGCTGGACACCTGCG GCCTGCAGTGCTGCTTCTGGTGCCTCACTGCCCGTGTCCCAGGGCCCTCCTGGAGGAAGAGTGCCGCGCGCTGGAGAGGGAGATTCCCATCCTGCAG CGCTGCCTGGAAGACGAATATACAGGGGCCCCTCGACCCTCTGAGGCAAGCCTAGAGCCCACCCTGGCAG GTAGAACTTCTCCTCCAGAGCTAAAGGAACAGAAGGCAGCCATGCAACAGGAGCTGCAGGCACCCCTGAGGCCGTCCTGTGTCTCCCCCAGCCACAG GCCACAGCCCTTGGGGTCCTCCAGCCAGGGCCCTGGACCCCTGTCTTGCCTCCACGGGGCTGCTGGAGTTTGGGCCAGGCCTCTCCAGTGCTGCCTGCCTGCTCCTCCTCTGGAGCGCTGCCCCAAACCTCGCAGCCTGGCCTCCACCTGCCGCTGGGGACGGAAGATTCAGTTCAGCCCTGGGAAAAGGCCAGCTTCTACTCCGATGTCTAGTGCAGCGACCCAGGCCCCAACCTGA
- the CCDC24 gene encoding coiled-coil domain-containing protein 24 isoform X7, with protein sequence MPGDSPSLWELVEEHVPLPERPEVKRILGETTVDLSLELRAEVGRKKVVMLRSLLQEARSIQSPGSRPTSDLSSLLAPPPLVRDLVRQELRQLLQGLRRKAICEGRDQTQAWVQYSPRVLRFALEEPRRDLPEQEMFQMRAGEPSSCPRDLSVIKDQLNVSYIDQVAGHLRPAVLLLVPHCPCPRALLEEECRALEREIPILQRCLEDEYTGAPRPSEASLEPTLAGRTSPPELKEQKAAMQQELQAPLRPSCVSPSHRAAGVWARPLQCCLPAPPLERCPKPRSLASTCRWGRKIQFSPGKRPASTPMSSAATQAPT encoded by the exons ATGCCTGGGGACTCCCCGTCGCTGTGGGAACTGGTGGAAGAGCACGTTCCGCTCCCGGAGCGGCCCGAAGTGAAGAGGATTCTAGGGGAGACGACGGTGGATCTGAGCCTGGAGCTACGGGCAGAGGTGGGGCGTAAGAAG GTGGTGATGTTACGATCATTGCTCCAAGAGGCTCGATCTATCCAATCCCCTGGATCGCGCCCCACCTCTGACCTCTCCTCCCTTCTGGCACCACCGCCCCTTGTAAGAGATCTCGTGCGCCAGGAACTGCGGCAGCTCCTCCAAGGTCTCCGCCGGAAGGCCATCTGTGAGGGCAG GGACCAGACCCAGGCTTGGGTCCAGTATAGTCCCAGGGTCCTGCGCTTTGCCTTGGAGGAGCCCAGGCGTGATTTGCCAGAACAGGAGATGTTCCAGATGAGAGCTGGTGAACCCAG CAGCTGTCCCCGGGACCTCAGTGTCATCAAGGATCAGCTGAACGTGTCCTACATTGACCAGGTTGCTGGACACCTGCG GCCTGCAGTGCTGCTTCTGGTGCCTCACTGCCCGTGTCCCAGGGCCCTCCTGGAGGAAGAGTGCCGCGCGCTGGAGAGGGAGATTCCCATCCTGCAG CGCTGCCTGGAAGACGAATATACAGGGGCCCCTCGACCCTCTGAGGCAAGCCTAGAGCCCACCCTGGCAG GTAGAACTTCTCCTCCAGAGCTAAAGGAACAGAAGGCAGCCATGCAACAGGAGCTGCAGGCACCCCTGAGGCCGTCCTGTGTCTCCCCCAGCCACAG GGCTGCTGGAGTTTGGGCCAGGCCTCTCCAGTGCTGCCTGCCTGCTCCTCCTCTGGAGCGCTGCCCCAAACCTCGCAGCCTGGCCTCCACCTGCCGCTGGGGACGGAAGATTCAGTTCAGCCCTGGGAAAAGGCCAGCTTCTACTCCGATGTCTAGTGCAGCGACCCAGGCCCCAACCTGA
- the CCDC24 gene encoding coiled-coil domain-containing protein 24 isoform X14, which produces MPGDSPSLWELVEEHVPLPERPEVKRILGETTVDLSLELRAEVGRKKVVMLRSLLQEARSIQSPGSRPTSDLSSLLAPPPLVRDLVRQELRQLLQGLRRKAICEGRDQTQAWVQYSPRVLRFALEEPRRDLPEQEMFQMRAGEPSSCPRDLSVIKDQLNVSYIDQVAGHLRPAVLLLVPHCPCPRALLEEECRALEREIPILQRCLEDEYTGAPRPSEASLEPTLAGRTSPPELKEQKAAMQQELQAPLRPSCVSPSHRYPPTKGLAGGGLAPALTHVPLEDPDKAQQQLRDRNRNFIKTYGL; this is translated from the exons ATGCCTGGGGACTCCCCGTCGCTGTGGGAACTGGTGGAAGAGCACGTTCCGCTCCCGGAGCGGCCCGAAGTGAAGAGGATTCTAGGGGAGACGACGGTGGATCTGAGCCTGGAGCTACGGGCAGAGGTGGGGCGTAAGAAG GTGGTGATGTTACGATCATTGCTCCAAGAGGCTCGATCTATCCAATCCCCTGGATCGCGCCCCACCTCTGACCTCTCCTCCCTTCTGGCACCACCGCCCCTTGTAAGAGATCTCGTGCGCCAGGAACTGCGGCAGCTCCTCCAAGGTCTCCGCCGGAAGGCCATCTGTGAGGGCAG GGACCAGACCCAGGCTTGGGTCCAGTATAGTCCCAGGGTCCTGCGCTTTGCCTTGGAGGAGCCCAGGCGTGATTTGCCAGAACAGGAGATGTTCCAGATGAGAGCTGGTGAACCCAG CAGCTGTCCCCGGGACCTCAGTGTCATCAAGGATCAGCTGAACGTGTCCTACATTGACCAGGTTGCTGGACACCTGCG GCCTGCAGTGCTGCTTCTGGTGCCTCACTGCCCGTGTCCCAGGGCCCTCCTGGAGGAAGAGTGCCGCGCGCTGGAGAGGGAGATTCCCATCCTGCAG CGCTGCCTGGAAGACGAATATACAGGGGCCCCTCGACCCTCTGAGGCAAGCCTAGAGCCCACCCTGGCAG GTAGAACTTCTCCTCCAGAGCTAAAGGAACAGAAGGCAGCCATGCAACAGGAGCTGCAGGCACCCCTGAGGCCGTCCTGTGTCTCCCCCAGCCACAG GTACCCCCCCACCAAAGGCCTGGCAGGAGGAGGTCTTGCCCCAGCCCTGACTCATGTCCCCCTGGAGGACCCAGACAAAGCACAGCAGCAGCTCAGAGACAGGAATAGAAATTTCATTAAAACCTATGGACTTTAA
- the CCDC24 gene encoding coiled-coil domain-containing protein 24 isoform X18, translated as MPGDSPSLWELVEEHVPLPERPEVKRILGETTVDLSLELRAEVVMLRSLLQEARSIQSPGSRPTSDLSSLLAPPPLVRDLVRQELRQLLQGLRRKAICEGRDQTQAWVQYSPRVLRFALEEPRRDLPEQEMFQMRAGEPSSCPRDLSVIKDQLNVSYIDQVAGHLRALLEEECRALEREIPILQRCLEDEYTGAPRPSEASLEPTLAELKEQKAAMQQELQAPLRPSCVSPSHSPWGPPARALDPCLASTGLLEFGPGLSSAACLLLLWSAAPNLAAWPPPAAGDGRFSSALGKGQLLLRCLVQRPRPQPEGLLRKEASASVGTRPVYYCPLSAARAQPTSDLV; from the exons ATGCCTGGGGACTCCCCGTCGCTGTGGGAACTGGTGGAAGAGCACGTTCCGCTCCCGGAGCGGCCCGAAGTGAAGAGGATTCTAGGGGAGACGACGGTGGATCTGAGCCTGGAGCTACGGGCAGAG GTGGTGATGTTACGATCATTGCTCCAAGAGGCTCGATCTATCCAATCCCCTGGATCGCGCCCCACCTCTGACCTCTCCTCCCTTCTGGCACCACCGCCCCTTGTAAGAGATCTCGTGCGCCAGGAACTGCGGCAGCTCCTCCAAGGTCTCCGCCGGAAGGCCATCTGTGAGGGCAG GGACCAGACCCAGGCTTGGGTCCAGTATAGTCCCAGGGTCCTGCGCTTTGCCTTGGAGGAGCCCAGGCGTGATTTGCCAGAACAGGAGATGTTCCAGATGAGAGCTGGTGAACCCAG CAGCTGTCCCCGGGACCTCAGTGTCATCAAGGATCAGCTGAACGTGTCCTACATTGACCAGGTTGCTGGACACCTGCG GGCCCTCCTGGAGGAAGAGTGCCGCGCGCTGGAGAGGGAGATTCCCATCCTGCAG CGCTGCCTGGAAGACGAATATACAGGGGCCCCTCGACCCTCTGAGGCAAGCCTAGAGCCCACCCTGGCAG AGCTAAAGGAACAGAAGGCAGCCATGCAACAGGAGCTGCAGGCACCCCTGAGGCCGTCCTGTGTCTCCCCCAGCCACAG CCCTTGGGGTCCTCCAGCCAGGGCCCTGGACCCCTGTCTTGCCTCCACGGGGCTGCTGGAGTTTGGGCCAGGCCTCTCCAGTGCTGCCTGCCTGCTCCTCCTCTGGAGCGCTGCCCCAAACCTCGCAGCCTGGCCTCCACCTGCCGCTGGGGACGGAAGATTCAGTTCAGCCCTGGGAAAAGGCCAGCTTCTACTCCGATGTCTAGTGCAGCGACCCAGGCCCCAACCTGAAGGGCTGCTCAGGAAGGAGGCTTCAGCTTCGGTTGGCACGCGTCCTGTCTATTACTGCCCACTTTCAGCTGCCAGGGCCCAGCCCACTTCAGATCTAGTCTAG
- the CCDC24 gene encoding coiled-coil domain-containing protein 24 isoform X10, with product MPGDSPSLWELVEEHVPLPERPEVKRILGETTVDLSLELRAEVVMLRSLLQEARSIQSPGSRPTSDLSSLLAPPPLVRDLVRQELRQLLQGLRRKAICEGRDQTQAWVQYSPRVLRFALEEPRRDLPEQEMFQMRAGEPSSCPRDLSVIKDQLNVSYIDQVAGHLRALLEEECRALEREIPILQRCLEDEYTGAPRPSEASLEPTLAELKEQKAAMQQELQAPLRPSCVSPSHRPQPLGSSSQGPGPLSCLHGAAGVWARPLQCCLPAPPLERCPKPRSLASTCRWGRKIQFSPGKRPASTPMSSAATQAPT from the exons ATGCCTGGGGACTCCCCGTCGCTGTGGGAACTGGTGGAAGAGCACGTTCCGCTCCCGGAGCGGCCCGAAGTGAAGAGGATTCTAGGGGAGACGACGGTGGATCTGAGCCTGGAGCTACGGGCAGAG GTGGTGATGTTACGATCATTGCTCCAAGAGGCTCGATCTATCCAATCCCCTGGATCGCGCCCCACCTCTGACCTCTCCTCCCTTCTGGCACCACCGCCCCTTGTAAGAGATCTCGTGCGCCAGGAACTGCGGCAGCTCCTCCAAGGTCTCCGCCGGAAGGCCATCTGTGAGGGCAG GGACCAGACCCAGGCTTGGGTCCAGTATAGTCCCAGGGTCCTGCGCTTTGCCTTGGAGGAGCCCAGGCGTGATTTGCCAGAACAGGAGATGTTCCAGATGAGAGCTGGTGAACCCAG CAGCTGTCCCCGGGACCTCAGTGTCATCAAGGATCAGCTGAACGTGTCCTACATTGACCAGGTTGCTGGACACCTGCG GGCCCTCCTGGAGGAAGAGTGCCGCGCGCTGGAGAGGGAGATTCCCATCCTGCAG CGCTGCCTGGAAGACGAATATACAGGGGCCCCTCGACCCTCTGAGGCAAGCCTAGAGCCCACCCTGGCAG AGCTAAAGGAACAGAAGGCAGCCATGCAACAGGAGCTGCAGGCACCCCTGAGGCCGTCCTGTGTCTCCCCCAGCCACAG GCCACAGCCCTTGGGGTCCTCCAGCCAGGGCCCTGGACCCCTGTCTTGCCTCCACGGGGCTGCTGGAGTTTGGGCCAGGCCTCTCCAGTGCTGCCTGCCTGCTCCTCCTCTGGAGCGCTGCCCCAAACCTCGCAGCCTGGCCTCCACCTGCCGCTGGGGACGGAAGATTCAGTTCAGCCCTGGGAAAAGGCCAGCTTCTACTCCGATGTCTAGTGCAGCGACCCAGGCCCCAACCTGA
- the CCDC24 gene encoding coiled-coil domain-containing protein 24 isoform X15 — MPGDSPSLWELVEEHVPLPERPEVKRILGETTVDLSLELRAEVGRKKVVMLRSLLQEARSIQSPGSRPTSDLSSLLAPPPLVRDLVRQELRQLLQGLRRKAICEGRDQTQAWVQYSPRVLRFALEEPRRDLPEQEMFQMRAGEPSSCPRDLSVIKDQLNVSYIDQVAGHLRPAVLLLVPHCPCPRALLEEECRALEREIPILQRCLEDEYTGAPRPSEASLEPTLAELKEQKAAMQQELQAPLRPSCVSPSHRYPPTKGLAGGGLAPALTHVPLEDPDKAQQQLRDRNRNFIKTYGL, encoded by the exons ATGCCTGGGGACTCCCCGTCGCTGTGGGAACTGGTGGAAGAGCACGTTCCGCTCCCGGAGCGGCCCGAAGTGAAGAGGATTCTAGGGGAGACGACGGTGGATCTGAGCCTGGAGCTACGGGCAGAGGTGGGGCGTAAGAAG GTGGTGATGTTACGATCATTGCTCCAAGAGGCTCGATCTATCCAATCCCCTGGATCGCGCCCCACCTCTGACCTCTCCTCCCTTCTGGCACCACCGCCCCTTGTAAGAGATCTCGTGCGCCAGGAACTGCGGCAGCTCCTCCAAGGTCTCCGCCGGAAGGCCATCTGTGAGGGCAG GGACCAGACCCAGGCTTGGGTCCAGTATAGTCCCAGGGTCCTGCGCTTTGCCTTGGAGGAGCCCAGGCGTGATTTGCCAGAACAGGAGATGTTCCAGATGAGAGCTGGTGAACCCAG CAGCTGTCCCCGGGACCTCAGTGTCATCAAGGATCAGCTGAACGTGTCCTACATTGACCAGGTTGCTGGACACCTGCG GCCTGCAGTGCTGCTTCTGGTGCCTCACTGCCCGTGTCCCAGGGCCCTCCTGGAGGAAGAGTGCCGCGCGCTGGAGAGGGAGATTCCCATCCTGCAG CGCTGCCTGGAAGACGAATATACAGGGGCCCCTCGACCCTCTGAGGCAAGCCTAGAGCCCACCCTGGCAG AGCTAAAGGAACAGAAGGCAGCCATGCAACAGGAGCTGCAGGCACCCCTGAGGCCGTCCTGTGTCTCCCCCAGCCACAG GTACCCCCCCACCAAAGGCCTGGCAGGAGGAGGTCTTGCCCCAGCCCTGACTCATGTCCCCCTGGAGGACCCAGACAAAGCACAGCAGCAGCTCAGAGACAGGAATAGAAATTTCATTAAAACCTATGGACTTTAA
- the CCDC24 gene encoding coiled-coil domain-containing protein 24 isoform X16 → MPGDSPSLWELVEEHVPLPERPEVKRILGETTVDLSLELRAEVGRKKVVMLRSLLQEARSIQSPGSRPTSDLSSLLAPPPLVRDLVRQELRQLLQGLRRKAICEGRDQTQAWVQYSPRVLRFALEEPRRDLPEQEMFQMRAGEPSSCPRDLSVIKDQLNVSYIDQVAGHLRAASGASLPVSQGPPGGRVPRAGEGDSHPAELKEQKAAMQQELQAPLRPSCVSPSHRYPPTKGLAGGGLAPALTHVPLEDPDKAQQQLRDRNRNFIKTYGL, encoded by the exons ATGCCTGGGGACTCCCCGTCGCTGTGGGAACTGGTGGAAGAGCACGTTCCGCTCCCGGAGCGGCCCGAAGTGAAGAGGATTCTAGGGGAGACGACGGTGGATCTGAGCCTGGAGCTACGGGCAGAGGTGGGGCGTAAGAAG GTGGTGATGTTACGATCATTGCTCCAAGAGGCTCGATCTATCCAATCCCCTGGATCGCGCCCCACCTCTGACCTCTCCTCCCTTCTGGCACCACCGCCCCTTGTAAGAGATCTCGTGCGCCAGGAACTGCGGCAGCTCCTCCAAGGTCTCCGCCGGAAGGCCATCTGTGAGGGCAG GGACCAGACCCAGGCTTGGGTCCAGTATAGTCCCAGGGTCCTGCGCTTTGCCTTGGAGGAGCCCAGGCGTGATTTGCCAGAACAGGAGATGTTCCAGATGAGAGCTGGTGAACCCAG CAGCTGTCCCCGGGACCTCAGTGTCATCAAGGATCAGCTGAACGTGTCCTACATTGACCAGGTTGCTGGACACCTGCG TGCTGCTTCTGGTGCCTCACTGCCCGTGTCCCAGGGCCCTCCTGGAGGAAGAGTGCCGCGCGCTGGAGAGGGAGATTCCCATCCTGCAG AGCTAAAGGAACAGAAGGCAGCCATGCAACAGGAGCTGCAGGCACCCCTGAGGCCGTCCTGTGTCTCCCCCAGCCACAG GTACCCCCCCACCAAAGGCCTGGCAGGAGGAGGTCTTGCCCCAGCCCTGACTCATGTCCCCCTGGAGGACCCAGACAAAGCACAGCAGCAGCTCAGAGACAGGAATAGAAATTTCATTAAAACCTATGGACTTTAA